The following is a genomic window from Candidatus Moraniibacteriota bacterium.
GTAACACATATCGCCTGTGTCGATCGGTCGCTTATTCGATATCTTTCTCCCGAAGCCTATCAAGCGGAAAGCGCTTCGACGGCGATCTTTGAACGCGATATCAAAGTGGAGCCGCATCGCCATCACTACGCTTAAGACCTTATGGGAGAGAATATCTTTCAATACGGATTTATCGTTCGCGGACTCGAGGCGGGCATTATTGTTGCATGTGTCGCGCCGCTTATTGGGACGTTTCTGGTATTGCGTCGGTACTCTCTCATTGCTGATACCTTGTCTCATGTGTCGCTTGCCGGTATTGCGCTTGGGTTGCTCTTGAAGATTAACCCGCTTCTTGCCGCACTCGGAGCGACCACAGTCGCTTCGCTTGGGATTGAGCGTCTCCGAGGTTCAAAACGGATTTCCGGCGAGTCGGCACTCGCACTTTTTCTTTCGGGGAGTCTTGCGCTCGCTGTGGTGCTACTCAGTCTTGCCAATGGGTTCAATGCGAGTCTTTTCAATTACCTCTTTGGGAGCATTGTGACCGTGACGACAACCGACATTGCCGTTATCGGCAGCGTGTCGGCATTCGTTATGTTTTCACTTCTGGCTCTTTTTAAGCCGATTCTTTTTGTGACATTTGACGAGGAAGCGGCTCGTGTGAGCGGCATGCCGACGAGATTCCTCAATCTTGCATTGATACTCCTTACGGCTTTGACGGTTTCTGTGGCGATTCCTATTGTCGGGATACTCCTTATCGCGGCGCTTATGGTGATTCCTGTCGTGGCGGGGCTTCAGTGGAGATGCGGATTTATGCGGACTATGCTGATAGCAGAGGGGATCTCTATGATCTCGGTGCTTTCCGGTATTGTGGCGTCATTTTATCTCAATCTGGCGACTGGCGGGACAATCGTGCTTATCATGCTGGTAGCATTTGCCGCTTCCTTATTGATCAATAGGCGATAAGGCATCGGATATGTTGATGATAAAAAACACCAGCAGAATGAATGCGGGTGTTTTTCTTTTTCTTTGTTTTTATCGGCGGATCTCGACATGTTCAACGAAGGGGAGTACTTTCGTGCGGACAACATCAAGGTTGATCGATCGTTCATTTGATCGCAACACGAGTGACGGGTCGTAGATCTTTATATCTCGAAACTCCTGCAGGGCAAACCGTCGCGCGCCTCGTATCCATTCGCCGATTATTTGAAAGTCATCTTCGGTATGAATGCCCGGGACAACTGTGGTACGAAACTCATAATCCGCGCCGCTCTCCATAATGAGTGTTACGCTTTCTTGGAATCGGCGGATATCGATATCGGCGTTGCCGGAAGCGAGTGGATATTTTTCCGGCGTATGTTTGATGTCCATCGCCCAGAAATCTACAAGCTTGGTTTCGGCGATTTTTCGCACAATGTCGGGGAAGGCGCCGTTGGTGTCGAGCTTTACGAGGAATCCAAGAGTTTTTATTGTGTGGATGAAGTCGAGGAGATCACTGTGGAGTGTCGGTTCGCCGCCCGTGATACAAACGCCGTCGAGTTTTCCTTGTCGCGTCTTGAGAAATTCGAGAAACTCCTCGGTTTTGTTGCCGCCTGCTTGTGCAAGGTATTCCTTGCTTGGCTCGATAAGTTCCGGATTGTGGCAAAACGGACACCGCAACACACACCCGAGTGTAAACGCCGTCGCGGCGAGTTTCCCGGGATAGTCGAGGAGTGTGAGCGGCTGATATCCGGCGAGGTACATACTCTCTAGACGGCGCTTGGCGCGTACTCCAAGCGATCGGTGTATTCTTGCTGCTTGCCCTTGTTCCATTGCTCGACGGGGCGGATATAACCAACGACGCGGGTGTATGTTTCGGCTTTCTGGAAATCGGTCAGTTCCGGTTTTGTCTCGTGACAGGTCCGGCACTTCGCGAGCGTAATGCCATTTGCCTCGTAGGGCATATACTCCTCACCCTTCTTGAGAGTTCTTCCGCAATCATGACAGGTTATCGCTTGCATACATTTTTCCTTACGATTTATTTTTATAGACTTAATTGTTCAATATCGTTGGAGCTCTTTCAGATCAACCCGTCTTCAATGAGTTTCTTTGTGGGCTCTCCCCTGATGAATACCTCGTGGCATTTTTCGGCAAGGACGCCTCGGGTGAAATCAACATGGAACTTTTCTTGTTTGAAGAGGATGGGAAGGTTTTCTCTGAAGAGCATTGCGCCGCTTTGATCGAGATCTATACCGCATACTACTCGCTTGATTCGATTGAGAATAGCAGCACCAAAACACATGGGGCAGGGTTCATAGGTTGTGTAGAGGGTCGCTTTGCCTTTGTTTTGTATAAGAACATCCTGGGTATTTCTCATGGCAAGCATTTCAGCATGAGCCATTTTGTTTTCCGTTGAGTATACCTGATTGTGAGCTTGCGTGAGAATCTTTCCGTTCATTTCGATAACGCATCCTATCGGCCAGTCCCCATTTTTGAGTGAAGTGTTGGCTTCTTCGATTGCCTTCTCCATGAAATATTCGTCATTCATACTCTTTGATATTCTTTCTTGGCAGGCGCAACCACGCATTTCGGGCAGGTTTTGTGTTCGCCAGGGAGGTAGCCGTGAGTGGGGCAGATGCTGAAGGTGGGTGAGAGCGTGAAATAGGGGAGGTGATATTTCTCGGCGATGCGGCGGACGAGGGTCCGAGCCATCATGGGGTCGTTGATGCGTTCGCCCAAGAAGCCGTGAAGGACGGTGCCGCCGGTATACTGTGTCTGGAGTCCGTCTTGGAGGTCGAGCGCTTCGAATATGTCATCGGTAAAACCGACGGGGATGTGGGAGGAATTGGTGTAGTAGGGTTCGGCACGGCGAGCTTTTACGTCTTGCTCATTGGCGACGACGATATCGGGGTAGTGCTTCTTGTCGAGAAGAGCGAGGCGATAGGCGGTGCCTTCGGCGGGAGTCGCTTCCAGATTGTAGAGATTATTCGTCTTTTCCTGGTAGGTTCCGATGCGCTCACGCATGTGGGTGAGAATTCTCTTGGCGAATGCCTGACCCTTATCGGTCGTGATATCGGTCTTTATGAGATTGCCGATCGCTTCATTGGTACCGACGAGGCCGATCGTGGAGAAATGATTTTTCCAGTACTGGTGGAAGCGTTTTTTGATATTGCCGAGGTAGAACTTGGTGTAGGGGTAGAGTCCTTTCTCGGTGAGCTGCTCGACGATTTTCCGTTTCACTTCGAGACTTTCTTTGGCAATATCCATGAGGCGGTCGAGTCGTTTGAAGAAGTCTTTTTCGTTCTTGGCAAGATAGCCGATACGAGGGAGATTGATCGTGACGACGCCGACCGATCCGGTCAGAGGATTCGCGCCAAAGAGTCCGCCGCCGCGCTTTCGGAGTTCGCGGTTGTCGAGACGAAGTCGACAGCACATACTGCGTGCATCGTCGGGGCTCATGTCGGAATTCACGAAGTTAGCGAAATAGGGGATGCCGTATTTGGCGGTCATTTCCCAGAGCGGGGCATAGGCGGGATTTTCCCAGTCGAAGTTCTTGGTGATGTTATAGGTCGGAATAGGGAAGGTGAAGATGCGTCCC
Proteins encoded in this region:
- a CDS encoding anaerobic ribonucleoside-triphosphate reductase activating protein codes for the protein MYLAGYQPLTLLDYPGKLAATAFTLGCVLRCPFCHNPELIEPSKEYLAQAGGNKTEEFLEFLKTRQGKLDGVCITGGEPTLHSDLLDFIHTIKTLGFLVKLDTNGAFPDIVRKIAETKLVDFWAMDIKHTPEKYPLASGNADIDIRRFQESVTLIMESGADYEFRTTVVPGIHTEDDFQIIGEWIRGARRFALQEFRDIKIYDPSLVLRSNERSINLDVVRTKVLPFVEHVEIRR
- a CDS encoding ribonucleoside triphosphate reductase, with translation MKHRKKTEKISIESVRRRSGRTTSFNPYKIINAIEKALFATAEGNEKDAARIGKKVVSLLEKKARHYAKQNLGTFIPKIEEIQDLVETVLMSEGFHETAKAYILYREQHREVRETEESLVKAVHLVDKYIGNLDWLVKENANMAYSLQGLNNYVSSAISTKYWMNTIYSKEVRDAHESGDLHIHDLQLISAYCCGWDLEDLLRQGFTGVPGKVSCKPAKHLGSILGQMVNFIYTLQGEVAGAQAFSNFDTLLAPFVRKDKLSYEQVKQEIQSFVFNMNVSTRVGFQTPFSNITMDIIPPKILAKNHVVIGGEPQKETYGDFAPEMAMINRAFAEVMCEGDASGRIFTFPIPTYNITKNFDWENPAYAPLWEMTAKYGIPYFANFVNSDMSPDDARSMCCRLRLDNRELRKRGGGLFGANPLTGSVGVVTINLPRIGYLAKNEKDFFKRLDRLMDIAKESLEVKRKIVEQLTEKGLYPYTKFYLGNIKKRFHQYWKNHFSTIGLVGTNEAIGNLIKTDITTDKGQAFAKRILTHMRERIGTYQEKTNNLYNLEATPAEGTAYRLALLDKKHYPDIVVANEQDVKARRAEPYYTNSSHIPVGFTDDIFEALDLQDGLQTQYTGGTVLHGFLGERINDPMMARTLVRRIAEKYHLPYFTLSPTFSICPTHGYLPGEHKTCPKCVVAPAKKEYQRV
- a CDS encoding metal ABC transporter permease, whose amino-acid sequence is MGENIFQYGFIVRGLEAGIIVACVAPLIGTFLVLRRYSLIADTLSHVSLAGIALGLLLKINPLLAALGATTVASLGIERLRGSKRISGESALALFLSGSLALAVVLLSLANGFNASLFNYLFGSIVTVTTTDIAVIGSVSAFVMFSLLALFKPILFVTFDEEAARVSGMPTRFLNLALILLTALTVSVAIPIVGILLIAALMVIPVVAGLQWRCGFMRTMLIAEGISMISVLSGIVASFYLNLATGGTIVLIMLVAFAASLLINRR
- a CDS encoding nucleoside deaminase, whose protein sequence is MNDEYFMEKAIEEANTSLKNGDWPIGCVIEMNGKILTQAHNQVYSTENKMAHAEMLAMRNTQDVLIQNKGKATLYTTYEPCPMCFGAAILNRIKRVVCGIDLDQSGAMLFRENLPILFKQEKFHVDFTRGVLAEKCHEVFIRGEPTKKLIEDGLI